A genomic stretch from Candidatus Methanomassiliicoccus intestinalis Issoire-Mx1 includes:
- the thiC gene encoding phosphomethylpyrimidine synthase ThiC: MGSMVGLKNRLEPEIKNVAQTEGVTEEFVARGVEAGRIVIPRNPIHSPKACGIGEGLSVKVNVNVGTSRDRVEVEEEMEKVQISLKYGADALMDLSTGGDIDSIRKRILSECTIPVGTVPIYQTGIRLARKGAVVDMTEDDIFNGIIQHAKDGVDFMTVHCGITKELVDRLKRSPRVTGVVSRGGSFLVAWILHNEMENPLYKNFDYLLELAKEYEFTLSLGDGIRPGSTNDATDGPQINELINLGELVHRCRDAGVQAMVEGPGHVPMNQIEANVRLEKRICDHAPFYVLGPLVTDIAPGYDHIVGAIGGAYAAWKGADFLCYVTPAEHLSLPTPEDVKEGLIASKIAAHAADLALGRGGDRDLRMSQARKDLNWGAMYEEAIDEEKARAYRSRGITNEDEGCSMCGDVCAIKIVNEYLKNRS; encoded by the coding sequence ATGGGCTCCATGGTTGGACTGAAAAATAGGCTTGAACCCGAGATAAAAAATGTAGCACAGACCGAAGGCGTTACGGAAGAGTTTGTAGCACGCGGCGTAGAGGCCGGCAGGATAGTAATCCCACGCAATCCAATCCATTCACCAAAAGCCTGCGGAATCGGAGAAGGACTTTCAGTAAAGGTCAACGTCAATGTAGGCACCTCCAGAGACCGCGTTGAGGTAGAAGAAGAGATGGAAAAGGTCCAGATCTCACTAAAATACGGAGCCGATGCTTTGATGGATCTCAGTACAGGCGGCGACATAGACAGCATAAGAAAAAGAATACTGTCTGAATGCACTATTCCTGTAGGGACTGTTCCCATATATCAGACGGGAATCAGACTGGCAAGGAAAGGAGCTGTCGTTGACATGACTGAAGACGACATCTTCAACGGGATAATCCAGCATGCAAAGGACGGAGTGGATTTTATGACCGTCCACTGCGGGATAACCAAAGAGCTTGTGGACCGCCTTAAACGGTCCCCGAGGGTCACAGGCGTAGTTTCCAGAGGGGGATCATTCTTAGTTGCCTGGATACTTCACAATGAGATGGAAAATCCTCTCTACAAAAACTTCGACTACCTCCTGGAACTGGCGAAGGAGTATGAATTCACATTATCACTGGGAGACGGGATCAGGCCTGGATCGACAAATGATGCTACTGACGGCCCCCAGATCAATGAACTGATAAACCTTGGAGAGCTGGTTCACCGCTGCAGAGACGCCGGCGTACAGGCAATGGTTGAGGGGCCGGGACATGTTCCAATGAACCAGATTGAAGCTAATGTCAGGCTTGAAAAGAGGATTTGTGACCACGCTCCATTCTATGTACTGGGACCATTAGTGACGGATATTGCACCTGGGTATGATCATATTGTAGGAGCGATCGGAGGCGCATATGCTGCCTGGAAAGGAGCAGACTTCCTATGTTATGTAACACCTGCAGAACATCTGTCCCTTCCTACCCCTGAAGATGTGAAGGAAGGCCTGATAGCAAGCAAAATAGCCGCCCATGCAGCAGATTTGGCGTTAGGCAGAGGAGGAGACCGCGACCTTAGAATGTCGCAGGCAAGAAAAGATCTCAATTGGGGAGCTATGTACGAAGAGGCAATAGACGAAGAAAAAGCAAGGGCATACCGTTCCAGAGGAATCACTAACGAGGATGAGGGATGCTCCATGTGCGGGGATGTCTGCGCAATAAAAATTGTAAATGAGTACTTAAAGAACAGATCTTGA
- a CDS encoding fluoride efflux transporter FluC yields the protein MKYDILLVFLGGGFGAVIRELLVMLIPSESLLSLPVFIANMTASFFVGILAGLISKSKITGSQSAFLSVGLMGGLSTFSTFIYEIVLQIKTIDAVLVVYVFLTLAIGLMFVMAGLKIGSYKSRSVL from the coding sequence GGTTTTTCTGGGAGGCGGATTCGGTGCAGTGATACGGGAACTGCTGGTTATGCTCATTCCTTCTGAAAGCCTTCTGTCCCTGCCTGTTTTTATTGCCAATATGACCGCTTCCTTTTTCGTTGGAATTCTAGCCGGCTTGATCTCTAAAAGTAAAATCACTGGCAGCCAAAGTGCATTTTTATCAGTTGGTTTAATGGGCGGGCTTTCTACATTTAGTACGTTTATTTATGAAATAGTTCTGCAGATAAAGACAATAGACGCAGTGCTCGTTGTGTATGTGTTTTTAACACTGGCTATTGGTCTTATGTTTGTTATGGCTGGACTCAAAATCGGATCTTATAAATCAAGATCTGTTCTTTAA